A single window of Rhodamnia argentea isolate NSW1041297 chromosome 5, ASM2092103v1, whole genome shotgun sequence DNA harbors:
- the LOC115754601 gene encoding serine carboxypeptidase-like 45 — MMLWHFFVIVNGVIPLFSCCTSTAELITKLPGQPDGISFKQHSGYIATDSRLGHALFYYFVEADASDPLSYPLTLWLAGGPGCSSLGQGAFKEHGPFRPARDGSLMKNEFSWNKASNMLYVESPISVGFSYSNTTVDYADWKDADTARENMQFLLGWFKEYPKYRDSDFYIAGESYAGHYVPPFAALVVDHNKHSHANPIKLRGIALGNPLLDIQISIDGANFLWSHGVISDETLKLKKTVCNDSRYWMERFQFHGKLSRECAEVSAKQAEEMGNFTDPFDVLGPHCFLGTTAVRSAASSLWDAYHAKLASRMGLVDPCLQDYIVLYLNNPRVQEALHANRTKLPSVWDICSSAFSLRDTGIGDNIIPVLSALIKEHLRVLLFSGDQDSRIPLTQTRTIANLIARDLKFSSFGGYAPWYDRMQVGGWTQSFGRSRKGKNVTCLTFATVRGAAHEVPYSSPSQALTLFKAFLDGSSPPKVPFKN; from the exons ATGATGCTTTGGCACTTCTTTGTGATTGTGAATGGGGTCATTCCTTTGTTCTCCTGCTGCACATCCACAGCCGAGCTCATCACGAAGCTCCCCGGTCAGCCAGATGGCATTTCTTTCAAGCAGCACTCGGGTTACATCGCTACGGATTCTCGACTTGGCCATGCTCTGTTCTATTACTTCGTGGAAGCTGATGCTAGCGACCCGCTGTCTTACCCTCTAACCTTGTGGCTCGCCGGCG GCCCCGGCTGCTCTTCTCTGGGGCAAGGTGCATTCAAGGAGCATGGCCCGTTTCGACCAGCTCGGGACGGAAGCTTGATGAAGAATGAATTCTCCTGGAATAAAG CGTCGAACATGCTGTACGTAGAATCCCCCATCTCAGTTGGGTTTTCATACTCGAATACGACTGTGGACTACGCCGATTGGAAAGATGCAGATACCG CCAGAGAAAACATGCAGTTCCTTCTCGGTTGGTTCAAAGAATATCCGAAATATAGAGACTCCGATTTCTATATAGCGGGGGAGAGCTATGCTG GCCACTATGTGCCGCCGTTTGCAGCTCTGGTAGTGGATCACAACAAGCATTCCCATGCGAATCCGATCAAGCTTAGGGGGATAGCG CTCGGCAACCCACTTCTGGATATTCAGATTAGTATAGATGGCGCCAATTTTTTGTGGTCCCACGGGGTCATTTCGGATGAGACATTGAAGTTGAAGAAGACGGTGTGCAACGACTCTAGGTACTGGATGGAACGATTCCAGTTCCATGGCAAACTTTCGAGGGAATGCGCCGAGGTATCAGCGAAGCAGGCGGAGGAAATGGGGAATTTCACTGATCCATTTGATGTGCTCGGACCTCACTGCTTCTTGGGGACTACTGCGGTGCGATCGGCTGCAAGTAGTTTGTGGGATGCGTACCATGCTAAA CTAGCTTCAAGGATGGGGCTTGTCGATCCATGCCTCCAGGATTATATAGTCTTGTACCTCAATAATCCTCGAGTGCAGGAAGCCCTCCATGCGAATAGGACGAAGCTCCCATCGGTTTGGGATATCTGTTCAAG TGCTTTTTCCTTACGCGACACTGGTATAGGCGACAACATCATACCTGTTTTATCGGCTTTAATCAAGGAGCATCTGCGAGTACTCCTCTTCAG CGGGGATCAAGATTCGAGGATACCATTGACGCAGACGAGAACGATCGCCAACTTGATTGCTCGAGACTTGAAATTCTCATCCTTTGGTGGATATGCACCTTGGTACGACAGAATGCAG GTTGGTGGATGGACTCAGTCATTTGGAAGgtcaagaaaagggaagaacGTGACTTGCTTGACATTCGCCACAGTCCGAGGAGCGGCTCACGAGGTCCCATACAGTTCGCCGTCGCAAGCTCTCACCTTGTTCAAGGCATTTCTCGATGGATCCTCTCCACCGAAAGTGCCGTTCAAGAACTGA